The DNA segment GCGGGGCCCAGCCCGAGACTATCCAAAGCTGTTGGCCTGAGAGACTTCATTATTTTATTGATCTCCGAATTTAGCTGAAGGGAGATATTATAGGCCTGTTCAAGCTTGGCCTTGAAGGCGGCATTGCCAAAGTCGGAGGCATTAGCGATGTTTAGGAGTGCTTGCATGTTAAGTGAGAGACCGGTCAGCGACTGGCTGGTTTCGTCATGTAGTTCGCGGGCGACCCTGCCTCGCTCTGCTTCCTGTGCTATCAACATATAACGGGCAAGTTGTCGATAGTTCTCCCGTTCCTTTCTCAACTGGCTATATAGCTCAGCCTGCTCAATAGCAACACCCACCTGATCCCCAATTGTGTGTAGTAAATGCATATCATCCTGGGTGAAGTGATGCGGCAGACGACTGGCAACATTCAACACACCGAGTACAGTGTCTTTGGCGCGGAGGGGGACGCTTAGAAATGCCTTAAGACCCTCTGTGCTTATCAAAGTGAGCCAGGCAGCGCGCGGGTCGGTAGAAATGTCCTCGAGCAGCACGGCCTTTCCATTTTGGGCCACCCTGCCGGCAACACCCTCACCGACCTCGAGGCGTATCTCCTCAGCATATTTGTCGGACAGTCCACGGTGGACGCGGTAGGAGAGCGTTTGCGTTTGTTCATCTATAATGAGGATTCCTCCGATAGTACCTTGCATGATCTCAAGCACGGTATCTAGGGCGACGTTAAGGACAGCATCCAAATCCCACAACCCGCTTACTGCAGCTGAGATCCGGCTTAGGGCTAGAAGCTCGCGATAGGGCTTCTTGGTCTTGCCTTCTACGTCGTGAAGGTTAGACCCCAAGCTGGTAGGGTTAGCATATTGTGTATCTCCTTCGTTTTTCGCTTCCATTCCTGTTACCTTCACTTCTCAGAGAATTAAGCGTACATGAAGTTACATATTCTTGTCAATCGGTAGTGGGTGAGCATGCAGCGATATGCAGTAGACAACCTCGATGATAATTTTGGTCGCTATGAGTATTTGAAAGATGTTGACATCTTGAGACGTTGTGTATTATGCTCTCTGCAGTGGGAGTCCATGTGTACGCCGGGTGGACGCTACGGGGTTGGTTGTATCAAAATTTTACCAGGGCTAAATTGTAAAAGGGTAAAGAGGCGCATTCGTCTAGTGGTTTAGGACACCTCCCTCTCAAGGACAAATTAGCTTTGAAGTTCACAACTCCCAGTGAACGAAGTCTGTCAACAAGTTCAGGATTTGCCTTCCTCTGTCCTGATAGAATCATTGATAAGTAGGACTTGCTGATACCGAGTTCTTTTGCTATATCGTTCTGTCTTCTCATTGTTTACCTCTCTTCGGTTTTCTCTTCCTTTTATAGTCTAGGCTCAGTACTACCCAGTCACGTCCTATTTTCTTGCCCTTAGCCATTCCGCTATGGCTTCTCTGACAATCTCGTCTATTTGTCTCCCCTCATCATTTGCTATGAGTTGGAGTTTCTCGTAGGTGTTAGGCGCTATGTTCATGTTAAGATTTGTGCTACTGATTTGTTGAGGTACTGTTGCTCCAATCGTCTGCTTTACAGAAGTTACCCCTTCACTTAATTCTTCAAAATAAGCTTCACGCTCAGAATCGATATATCTGTACCGCCCCATAAGCCATTTCCTACCAACAAGCTGAAGGTCACTTAAGTTGGTAACCCACTTGTCCCTGGGTAGTGGTTCAAATGGGTTGAAGTGTATGAACGCAAAACCAGCCTCGTCTTCTCTATCCCCGCCAGCAGGTTTATCATCAACTCCACGAACGGTTGTCTTACCCCACATAGTATAATTCCCATCCGGTTGCTTAGAAATGAAGAAGACCTTCATTCCAGGATAAGCGCGAGAGCCAAATGTTCTACCCTTCGGTGTGCAACCCCAACGGTATTTAATGCGTAGGTCCTGCTCCCAGCAGTGGCCCTTACATACTTCGTCTTCTGGAGAGGGATGGCTGATTTTCACATTTTCTTCGAAGCATAGCCAGCACAAGCTATCCTTACCAGGATTTCTACATGGTGCTTCCCAACTCTGATTATTGTAGAGAACTCGAATTACTAACCCCATTATTAACCACCTCATACTAATAGTATACTATATGATATCTTAGTGTATATAGTATCACATGATATAAAGATTGTCAATACCCAAGGGGTAGATTGGAGCCTAACTATGAGGTAAATGGTAAAAAGAAAAAGCCTTGTATAGCCGACACTATTTGAGTTGAGAAAACTCAGTTCGATAGTCACGAGGGCATGCGTCGCATATGACTTCGGGTATTCTCGGAATGTATAAGTAAAGCTCTCTAAAAAGTCGGCGAGCCAATGTCCACATCCACTCCTTAAACATTATGTAGATTTCATCGTCAGGTTGTGAATCCCAATATGGCTCTGGACAGTCTTTGTTTAATAATTTCCTCATATCTGTGAGATATATAGACTTATCTTTTTTCGGAAGTATTTGTATATATAGGTCTATCATATCTTCTAATTGGTCTAAATCGTTCCACAGTTCACTATCAGGGATATGCTGCTTTAAATATTTAAAAAGCGGGTTTAATTTAAAGTGCCATCTTTGGTTGTTTAGACGGCGTAGTTTGGATACCTTGCCTTTAGAGCTTGATTTTTGTTCTATTTTACAAAAATCCTTTGACCACGCCATTATTTCTATGCCAATATCCTTTAAATTAATGAAGTGTTTTTGTAGTGCTGACTCATAGATACTGGCTGGAACAGGCACTTGGCTCTCGACCTGTTGGCTATCATCATGCTGCCCTGATTTCAGCCGTCCTTTGGCATCCGGTCTTTCTTTTTCCACCAGAGATTGAACCTCTGGTAGCTCACTCACCAGTTTTACTAGCAATTCTACGGGCAATTCCAATAGCTCATCTCGCACCGCTCTTATAGTGTCTCTATGGATTACTCTACCCTCTAACTCCAAAGCAATAACTGTTTTTGAAACATTATCCCCGTATGCCCAATGAGCCCAAATCTCTTTCCTAGTCTCCCACGATTCATTTGTCTTTGCCCAATCAGGCCCTTTTTTAGTCATCCTCAGACCTCAGAAATTCAGCATATATTCAACATTTTATCAGTATAACTTAGCACATAATAGGTTCAACTAAGTATAACATAGCTGCTAGGTAATATTAAAAGGAGGTGCCTTATGGAAATAATGACCGTAAGCAAGGCTGCTAGGCAGGTCGGATGCTCTGAGAGGTGGCTACGACAAGCCGAGAAACAAGGTAAGATTCCCACAGCCCGTCGTGATTTGAACGGGTGGAGGGTCTATACAGAGGAAGACATTGAGAAGTTGAAGTCTTTGCTAATACCCGAAAGCTAAGACAAAAAGCAAGCCCCGACACGCAGCGGTCAACTGGATAGTCGGGGCAAGACCGAACACAGGAGGTTATCCCATGCCCATTTCTGATTGTATAACTGTAACTGGGGGAAGTCAATCCTATAGTGGGGTTATTCGTGTCCCCTCAGACGAAGGAAGCCGAATAATAGGCGTTATTCGTGATTCAACCTTCACTAAGAGCAACTGGCACTACTCCAAGCATATGTGCTGGAAACATCACGCTATCGGCCTAGATAGGGGGGCTTTTGTCGATTATGTGAAATCCCTTGCTACCACTATCATCGTTACTGATAAGGATACCGGGCGGGAATATCGGGCGAGTGTAGAGGATTTCGAGCGGCTTTCCATTGAGGATAACCTGGGCTGGGGGCAGCAGCTCTTTTTACCTCTTAAACACTGGGAGGTCATTGAGCCTGATGGCCATAAACCCCTCCAACTTGCGTTATGGGGAGGTAGGGGGTAAGGATGAGCGCTCCGACAGTACATGAAAATATAGGTCATACGCTCCTTGTATGGGAAGAGGAGCAGTTAAGAATAATAGTCCGGCGAGTGCGGGTTAATCAACGGGATGGCAACGTAACCGGGCAAATCACGATAACAAGTGATGCTCCTAGCTTTGCGGATAATCATCATCTTCACGAATCAGGGTTTAACTTCACTTCTGCAAGTGCGAGACGAACTTTAGCGAAAGATTTAGGAGAGCGGTATCAGGAATTTGATTGGTCACGGATACTGGAGCAGTTATGCAAGGAATTGACGCATATCGTTCGTCGCGGCGAGCCAGCAGTGGAGATTTATACAAATGAAGACGTAGAACCGCCCAAGTATCTGCTATATCCTTTATTACCCCTAAACCTTCCGACCATTGTTTTTGGAGATAGCGGAGTCGGGAAATCAGAGTTTGCCTTGGTAGTAGCGACCTGCGTTCGACTTCCCTGGAGGGATAACACATTAGGGTTTGAGGTTGGCGAAGAAGGGGGCGGAGTACTTTACCTTGATTTTGAGACCGATAAGTCAGACATAGCGTGGCGATTGAAGTGCTTGCAGAGAGGCTTTAATCTACCTGATTTCTCCATCCACCACAGATATTCCACATTAAGCCTCGCCGACGATATAGAGCAAATCCAAGAGATAATATCCCAAAAAAAAGTTAAGCTCATTATTGTTGACAGCCTCGGAGCGGCCTGCGGTGGAGACCTTAATG comes from the Dehalococcoidia bacterium genome and includes:
- a CDS encoding GAF domain-containing sensor histidine kinase, which codes for MEAKNEGDTQYANPTSLGSNLHDVEGKTKKPYRELLALSRISAAVSGLWDLDAVLNVALDTVLEIMQGTIGGILIIDEQTQTLSYRVHRGLSDKYAEEIRLEVGEGVAGRVAQNGKAVLLEDISTDPRAAWLTLISTEGLKAFLSVPLRAKDTVLGVLNVASRLPHHFTQDDMHLLHTIGDQVGVAIEQAELYSQLRKERENYRQLARYMLIAQEAERGRVARELHDETSQSLTGLSLNMQALLNIANASDFGNAAFKAKLEQAYNISLQLNSEINKIMKSLRPTALDSLGLGPAIRQIAENRLQSAGINVSVEQEGMEERMPSEVEFGLYRIAQGSIANIALHSQAKNVVISLRCNSDELTMQIEDDGKGFDASMPIEVDESGRGRGLFSMKERANLLDGTCDIQSQPGKGTSILVRVPVYWSKADAKDKRADSG
- a CDS encoding helix-turn-helix transcriptional regulator; the protein is MRRQNDIAKELGISKSYLSMILSGQRKANPELVDRLRSLGVVNFKANLSLRGRCPKPLDECASLPFYNLALVKF
- a CDS encoding MerR family transcriptional regulator, yielding MEIMTVSKAARQVGCSERWLRQAEKQGKIPTARRDLNGWRVYTEEDIEKLKSLLIPES
- a CDS encoding AAA family ATPase, with amino-acid sequence MSAPTVHENIGHTLLVWEEEQLRIIVRRVRVNQRDGNVTGQITITSDAPSFADNHHLHESGFNFTSASARRTLAKDLGERYQEFDWSRILEQLCKELTHIVRRGEPAVEIYTNEDVEPPKYLLYPLLPLNLPTIVFGDSGVGKSEFALVVATCVRLPWRDNTLGFEVGEEGGGVLYLDFETDKSDIAWRLKCLQRGFNLPDFSIHHRYSTLSLADDIEQIQEIISQKKVKLIIVDSLGAACGGDLNAADVALRFFNALRSLKTTTLIIAHTSKDPNVKQKTIFGSAFFKAAARSVWECRKAQETGEDDISIALFHQKANISKLHQPIGFKFSFETDKTYCRQQDVKGVAEFRDALSAAVQIRDVLKRGAMSTEEIQDETALAKDTIRKTLNRMKDRGEVIKLGTHKWGLASHEE